A genomic region of Procambarus clarkii isolate CNS0578487 chromosome 30, FALCON_Pclarkii_2.0, whole genome shotgun sequence contains the following coding sequences:
- the LOC123765508 gene encoding uncharacterized protein, producing MLLNTRRMGILLRNRGFEIHVDTNRYLRTQCTALLPRGYTDYESRRSERVPSAKTSLCSVDEESGRNNQVHKDTRSIEEVDPVILKYTNILNELRSFETNTDNVHPTNFGSIRFDSENVVKVHGQYDSIYGPDMQEKLAMLETKTDEGEYVTDQAENDLYRASEPFVSQLTSPMSQEYKKKSEVLTSTSEGLEEYSNDSNYVDSLYFGSAHINCSKTSIVQSAELNYIKPANNKTVTTGNLNYVDECVFGDFVSRGDAAVHTQEPLTKSDIKEKHYQMTEREHLSKDDDLSYIDKVFFNDSLDTYSENQTSTVELSEVKSNVENHLFNKRAHTRETDQEFCSSSGETMGLGKNITPTILPHLTENPKENEILVEYPVNPRDKVKPKVKNAETAPKSAFEYVVNMRKDLHEKKHGTEMDGNMKKSYKKVLSLLSVKSQEKFTKYEILKLLKTSVIYDQDDIVGLYKPYGMTMHSGTSNQQHILADYLPDLAKHLETDELYPVHRLDAGTTGVLLMARTPAMADTLKRMLKKHQIKKTYWAITKGVPNPLRGVIDIPISEGMIEGRRRMVLSPVENGIKSSKSNSHLAVTTFKVLARINSASLVELSPMTGVKHQLRVHLGFGLSCPVLGDHKYSHFQKMTPQRLPGDVLDLLKMKQSKVRDLPMFLHSRSVLIPEIADGRNVFIYAKLPAFFNKALSLLKLNRHHCQVKFDN from the exons ATGCTACTGAATACTAGACGAATGGGCATTTTGCTTCGAAATAGAGGGTTTGAAATTCACGTCGATACGAATCGTTATTTGAGAACACAATGCACAGCCCTTCTTCCCAGAGGATATACGGATTACGAGAGTCGACGATCAGAAAGGGTGCCAAGTGCTAAAACTTCGTTGTGTTCAGTAGATGAGGAAAGTGGAAGGAATAATCAGGTACACAAAGATACACGTTCTATAGAAGAAGTTGATCCAGTTATACTgaaatatacaaatattttaaatgaaCTACGTAGCTTTGAAACAAATACAGACAATGTTCACCCAACCAACTTCGGTAGCATTCGATTTGACAGCGAAAATGTGGTAAAAGTTCATGGACAGTATGACAGTATTTATGGTCCAGACATGCAGGAGAAGCTAGCAATGCTGGAAACTAAGACAGACGAAGGTGAATATGTAACTGATCAAGCAGAAAACGATCTTTATCGGGCGAGCGAACCATTTGTTTCACAATTAACTTCTCCAATGTCACAAGA atataaaaaaaaatctgaagTGCTAACAAGCACAAGTGAAGGATTGGAAGAGTATAGCAATGATAGCAATTATGTGGATAGCTTGTACTTTGGCTCAGCCCATATAAATTGTTCTAAAACCAGTATTGTTCAGAGTGCAGAATTGAATTATATAAAACCAGCCAATAATAAAACTGTTACTACTGGTAATCTTAATTACGTGGATGAATGTGTATTTGGTGATTTTGTATCAAGAGGTGATGCAGCTGTACACACACAAGAACCTTTAACTAAAAGTGATATAAAAGAAAAGCATTATCAAATGACTGAAAGAGAACATCTAAGCAAGGATGACGACTTAAGTTACATTGATAAAGTTTTCTTTAATGATTCACTAGATACCTATTCAGAGAATCAAACATCCACTGTTGAATTATCAGAAGTCAAAAGTAACGTGGAAAATCATTTATTTAATAAAAGAGCACACACTAGAGAGACAGACCAAGAATTTTGTAGTAGTTCAGGAGAAACTATGGGCCTTGGAAAGAATATTACACCAACAATTCTTCCACATCTAACAGAAAACCCAAAGGAAAATGAAATATTGGTCGAATATCCTGTCAACCCAAGGGATAAAGTCAAGCCTAAAGTTAAAAATGCAGAAACGGCACCAAAATCTGCTTTTGAATATGTTGTAAATATGAGAAAAGATTTACATGAAAAGAAGCATGGTACTGAGATGGATGGAAATATGAAAAAAAGCTATAAGAAAGTTTTAAGTCTATTAAGTGTGAAGTCACAAGAAAAGTTTACCAAATATGAAATTTTAAAATTGCTGAAGACAAGTGTAATATATGATCAGG ATGATATTGTTGGCTTATACAAACCATATGGAATGACCATGCACAGTGGAACTAGCAATCAGCAGCATATCCTTGCAGACTACCTCCCAGATTTGGCTAAACATTTAGAAACTGATGAACTGTACCCAGTGCACAGGCTTGATGCTGGTACCACAG GAGTGTTACTGATGGCTCGTACTCCTGCCATGGCAGACACTTTAAAGAGAATGCTTAAGAAACATCAGATCAAGAAGACATATTGGGCCATCACAAAAGGTGTTCCAAATCCACTTCGAG GTGTGATTGATATACCAATATCAGAGGGCATGATTGAAGGAAGgcgtcgcatggttctctcaccaGTTGAAAATGGAATAAAATCTTCTAAAAGTAACAGCCATTTAGCTGTTACTACTTTCAAA GTACTAGCAAGGATCAACAGTGCATCTCTTGTTGAATTGTCACCAATGACGGGAGTGAAGCATCAACTTCGAGTACATCTTGGCTTTGGACTATCTTGTCCTGTGCTGGGTGATCACAAATATTCACACTTTCAGAAGATGACTCCTCAG CGACTTCCTGGAGATGTCTTGGATCTTCTGAAGATGAAGCAGAGTAAAGTCAGAGATTTACCAATGTTTCTCCACAGTCGATCTGTTCTCATTCCTGAAATTGCAGATGGAAGAAATGTATTCATTTATGCCAAACTTCCAGCATTTTTCAACAAAGCCTTATCTCTCCTTAAATTGAACAGACACCATTGTCAAGTGAAGTTTGATAACTAG